In Cryptomeria japonica chromosome 10, Sugi_1.0, whole genome shotgun sequence, a genomic segment contains:
- the LOC131027510 gene encoding uncharacterized protein LOC131027510, which produces MTLEDVYQILRILITSELVEYDVEEVDETDALQEMFVNPHIVGYSVAWQDMVDNYAPLPLVLAGPGETIPTLEEVNDNDDQGRGGVRRDGRKSGRGRRGGRIVVGGVIGHGWGGGGVGEGGGDEGGGGVVRGRGGVVRGRGGRWRMDRIGQGGPV; this is translated from the exons ATGACGCTGGAGGACGTCTATCAAATTCTACGGATTTTGATCACAAGTGAGCTAGTtgagtatgatgtggaggaggtcGACGAGACCGATGCTCTGCAGGAGATGTTTGTTAATCCCCATATTGTAGGCTACTCAGTGGCATGGCAAGACATGGTAGACAACTATGCCCCACTCCCTTTAGTTTTGGCAG GGCCAGGAGAGACGATTCCTACACTAGAGGAGGTCAATGATAATGATGATCAGGGAAGAGGGGGAGTTCGCCGAGATGGGAGGAAAAGCGGTAGAGGGAGGAGGGGTGGTAGGATTGTTGTAGGTGGTGTGATTGGACATGGTTGGGGAGGAGGTGGTGTTGGGGAaggaggaggagatgagggaggaggagGAGTGGTGAGGGGTAGAGGAggtgtagtgaggggtagaggaggAAGATGGAGGATGGATCGGATTGGGCAGGGAGGGCCAGTGTAG